A region from the Halomonas piscis genome encodes:
- a CDS encoding DUF945 family protein encodes MDKKIIVAAGVAIVAGGFIAHAIAGNAAEKQIRESLAALEAEQAINVSQVETHKGLGKTSLTARLDAVDAPGLSGELAMEVGYLSRTAEGTMTFDGEALSGEVDFTTGLGSGKRDYRFDADELTADSGAVTLEQTAGDGYVDTEREHFALTMRTRQLRLQSPADHLEVNGLDTELEYSVDADAGSGRSHGRLAVDDARLVVDNRDTPAEVASLGDAEIRNTAMLDGDTYSSRLYLAANDAVFMDSEPGRAELDLTAKGLDYAAFAALAEVLERHLKGADAGEDLSIAKQQALTRELRATLREQAHALLSRSPALELETLTLDAALPMLGRAEAKLSGRVAFDGDSLSPEAARALLAGISAEAYESASDAPSQPAMSAQQTRAELASRLSARLAVDALPDAIVIELPTALQALMINHDAPHVFAWEDGRALYNDEPLEQVLSR; translated from the coding sequence GTGGATAAAAAAATCATCGTGGCGGCCGGCGTCGCTATCGTAGCGGGCGGCTTCATTGCCCACGCCATAGCGGGCAACGCCGCAGAAAAGCAGATCCGCGAGAGCCTTGCCGCGCTTGAGGCCGAACAGGCCATTAACGTGAGCCAGGTAGAAACGCACAAGGGGCTTGGCAAGACGTCGCTTACCGCACGTCTGGACGCGGTTGACGCCCCGGGCCTTAGCGGCGAGCTTGCCATGGAGGTCGGCTACCTGTCGCGCACCGCCGAGGGTACCATGACGTTTGACGGCGAGGCGCTCAGCGGCGAGGTCGATTTCACCACCGGGCTTGGCAGCGGCAAGCGCGACTATCGCTTTGACGCCGACGAGCTGACCGCCGACAGCGGTGCTGTGACGCTCGAGCAGACCGCAGGCGACGGCTACGTGGATACCGAGCGCGAGCACTTTGCCCTGACGATGCGCACCCGCCAGCTTCGCCTGCAAAGCCCCGCCGATCACCTTGAGGTCAACGGCCTGGATACCGAGCTTGAGTACAGCGTCGATGCCGACGCCGGCAGCGGACGCTCCCACGGGCGCCTTGCGGTGGACGACGCCCGCCTTGTGGTGGATAACCGCGACACGCCCGCGGAGGTTGCAAGCCTCGGCGACGCCGAAATCCGCAATACCGCCATGCTCGACGGCGACACCTATTCTTCACGGCTCTATCTTGCGGCAAACGATGCCGTTTTCATGGACAGCGAGCCGGGTCGGGCCGAGCTTGACCTGACCGCGAAAGGGCTGGACTACGCCGCTTTCGCCGCCCTGGCCGAGGTGCTCGAGCGCCACTTGAAAGGTGCCGATGCCGGGGAGGATCTATCGATCGCCAAGCAGCAGGCCCTGACCCGGGAGCTTCGGGCCACGCTGAGGGAGCAGGCCCACGCGCTGCTGTCGCGCTCTCCGGCGCTCGAGCTCGAGACGCTGACGCTGGACGCCGCGCTGCCCATGCTCGGCCGCGCCGAGGCAAAGCTTTCCGGCCGGGTGGCGTTTGACGGCGACAGCCTGTCCCCGGAGGCCGCGCGCGCCCTGCTGGCCGGCATCAGCGCCGAGGCCTATGAATCCGCAAGCGATGCCCCCAGCCAGCCGGCCATGAGCGCGCAGCAGACTCGGGCCGAGCTGGCGTCGCGGCTGAGCGCCAGGCTTGCCGTCGACGCCCTGCCCGACGCCATCGTGATAGAGCTTCCGACGGCGCTGCAGGCGCTGATGATCAACCACGACGCGCCCCACGTCTTTGCCTGGGAAGACGGCCGGGCGCTTTATAACGACGAGCCGCTGGAGCAGGTGCTGTCACGCTAG
- a CDS encoding lysine exporter LysO family protein — MFSGLLIVLLPLVAGYLVRVRSSHLQGLINHAVNGSIYVILLLMGASLAGLDNLSSQLSRLGGSALLLFALTSACNFVALGWLSRRLAMRAGATPGVKNAPVSKFAAMKGSLSLLGIVALGVILGLLLGPIVGQVLFHGAEVLAEGVLYVLLALIGCQLRNSGMPLKQILLNRSGLAIALTLAASSLVAGLAAAPLLSLSWNEGLAMASGFGWYSLSAILIGDQLGPLMGGVAFFNDLARELLTFVLVPLVIHRHAALAIGYGGATSMDFALPVIQQHGGVAFVPVAVVSGFLLSLLSPPLILFWLSL; from the coding sequence ATGTTTTCCGGATTGCTCATCGTGCTGCTGCCGCTGGTGGCAGGATACCTTGTCCGGGTGCGCTCATCGCATCTGCAGGGCTTGATCAACCACGCGGTCAACGGCTCCATCTACGTGATTCTGCTGCTGATGGGCGCAAGCCTTGCGGGGCTCGACAACCTTTCGAGCCAGCTTTCCCGGCTGGGGGGCAGCGCGCTTTTGCTGTTCGCGCTGACCAGCGCCTGCAATTTTGTGGCGCTCGGCTGGCTCTCCCGCCGGCTGGCGATGCGCGCGGGGGCGACGCCGGGGGTCAAGAATGCGCCGGTGAGCAAGTTTGCTGCCATGAAAGGCTCGCTTTCGCTGCTGGGCATCGTGGCCCTTGGCGTCATCCTTGGGCTGCTGCTGGGCCCGATCGTGGGGCAGGTTTTGTTCCACGGCGCCGAAGTGCTCGCCGAAGGAGTGCTTTACGTGCTGCTGGCGCTGATCGGCTGCCAGCTGCGCAATTCCGGCATGCCGCTCAAACAGATTCTGCTCAACCGCAGCGGGCTGGCCATCGCCCTGACGCTTGCCGCCAGCTCGCTGGTGGCGGGGCTTGCGGCCGCCCCGCTGCTGTCGCTTAGCTGGAACGAGGGGCTGGCCATGGCCTCGGGCTTTGGCTGGTACTCGCTCTCGGCGATTTTGATCGGCGACCAGCTCGGCCCGCTCATGGGCGGCGTGGCGTTCTTCAACGATCTCGCCCGGGAGCTTTTGACCTTTGTGCTGGTGCCGCTGGTGATCCACCGCCACGCGGCGCTGGCCATCGGCTACGGCGGCGCCACCTCCATGGATTTTGCCCTGCCGGTAATCCAGCAGCACGGCGGCGTGGCTTTCGTGCCGGTGGCGGTGGTCAGCGGCTTTCTGCTGTCGCTACTGTCCCCGCCGCTGATACTTTTCTGGCTTTCGCTATAA
- a CDS encoding IS5 family transposase encodes MPRQMLTDEHWSKLKPILLQQGIYDKADLRTTIEGILYRMRTGCPWRDLPETFGPWNTVYKRFNAWSASGKLMRLFSSLVEEPDVEWLFIDGSYVKAHQDSTGAATEDAEAIGKSRAGNTSKIHLTVDAYGLPITFRITGGEVHDSTEARALIDDLPAGDALVADKGYDSERIREQIEAKGMAAVIPRKRNSKKGNANLDRGLYRYRHLVENAFARLKPYRAIATRYDKLKRNYESMVALACGFLWLPM; translated from the coding sequence ATGCCCCGACAAATGCTCACGGATGAACACTGGTCGAAGCTGAAACCAATCCTGCTTCAACAAGGTATTTATGACAAGGCCGACTTGCGTACCACGATAGAAGGCATCCTTTATCGGATGCGCACCGGCTGCCCGTGGCGGGACCTACCGGAGACGTTTGGCCCCTGGAACACGGTCTACAAGCGTTTTAACGCCTGGTCAGCGAGTGGAAAGCTGATGAGGCTTTTCAGCTCTCTGGTGGAGGAGCCTGATGTTGAGTGGCTGTTCATTGATGGCTCCTACGTCAAGGCCCACCAGGACAGCACCGGAGCTGCCACGGAAGACGCAGAAGCCATTGGCAAAAGTCGTGCAGGCAATACCAGCAAGATCCACTTGACCGTAGATGCCTATGGGCTACCGATAACCTTCAGAATAACCGGGGGTGAGGTGCACGACAGCACGGAAGCCCGGGCATTGATTGACGATTTGCCAGCGGGTGATGCATTGGTGGCTGACAAGGGCTATGACAGCGAGCGTATCCGTGAACAGATCGAAGCCAAGGGCATGGCTGCCGTCATTCCACGCAAACGCAACTCAAAGAAAGGAAATGCCAATCTGGACAGAGGCTTATATCGCTATCGGCATCTGGTTGAGAATGCCTTTGCTCGATTGAAGCCGTATCGCGCCATCGCAACGCGTTACGACAAGCTCAAGCGAAACTACGAAAGCATGGTGGCCTTGGCCTGCGGCTTTTTATGGCTGCCCATGTGA
- a CDS encoding FUSC family protein, whose amino-acid sequence MALTASPWYQTYLTPNAHALKFALKATFAMLLALYLALWLNLERPYWALISAAFLQIRPMSGMVLEKGLSQVSGTLVGAVAGITLMALFAQAPVPALVALTLWIMLCTYGSALLRNNAAYGCIMGAVTAMLIVVIGAGAPERIFSIAVARISELALGATCATLVSALLWPSRVSAHLGRQADTVVNQAFTHAASRLRDSDDHAELEASLTGTLSPLTALEGDSQAARYEGPEGAGRIRASHVLTRHTLRLLATLHALQQLLHAGSDRHGGESMKSDIRQLAEQLANGFTSAAGSSGTADARKRLHALRRRTLLFPEGSLTPLEQRCLLGLREALGHALVMLDARDAITQPSRKFLRGVALAWHRDHLVAGVNALRAGAIFAALATFWLATGWGNGRVAMLLGTLFSAFFASRDNPVAACMTFAKGMLAAIPSAFVFGHVLLAQASGFPMLAMIFLTPLFLGLLGASNPKLMGYCLAFTIGNILLTMPGNGMDFSFDSFINRALAVLVGLGTVVTAFRLLPGPGATLRRKRLVWAIARDLRGLASAPVEDAETQFIGRMADRLLRLSRHDDTLPDDQRHLFTLGLTGLDVGYACLQLRRRLDGLDNADLQRASGAFITALAEGYAASAKGETPRQIRPAGNALIDAARRECSLDARRQALLAGLVERLALSLERQATRTRQVRGQSPEAPPAPPTMP is encoded by the coding sequence ATGGCGCTGACCGCTTCGCCCTGGTATCAAACCTACCTCACGCCGAACGCGCATGCGCTCAAGTTTGCCCTCAAGGCTACCTTCGCCATGCTGCTGGCGCTATATCTGGCGCTGTGGCTGAACCTGGAGCGCCCCTACTGGGCGCTGATCTCGGCGGCGTTTCTGCAGATCCGGCCGATGAGCGGCATGGTGCTGGAAAAAGGCCTGAGCCAGGTGAGCGGCACCCTGGTTGGCGCCGTGGCCGGCATCACCTTGATGGCGCTCTTTGCCCAAGCGCCGGTGCCGGCGCTCGTGGCGCTGACGCTGTGGATCATGCTGTGCACCTACGGCAGCGCGCTGCTGCGCAACAACGCCGCCTACGGCTGCATCATGGGGGCGGTCACCGCGATGCTGATCGTGGTCATCGGCGCCGGCGCCCCGGAGCGCATCTTCTCCATCGCCGTAGCGAGGATTTCCGAGCTGGCGCTGGGTGCGACCTGCGCGACCCTGGTCAGCGCGCTGCTGTGGCCCTCCCGGGTCAGCGCGCACCTGGGCCGCCAGGCCGATACGGTGGTCAACCAGGCGTTCACCCACGCCGCCTCTCGCCTTCGCGACAGCGACGACCACGCCGAGCTTGAGGCCAGCCTGACCGGCACGCTGTCGCCGCTGACCGCGCTCGAAGGCGACAGCCAGGCCGCCCGCTACGAAGGCCCCGAAGGCGCCGGGCGCATCCGCGCAAGCCACGTTCTGACCCGCCACACCCTGCGCCTGCTGGCTACCCTCCACGCCCTCCAACAGCTGCTTCACGCGGGCAGCGACCGCCACGGCGGCGAGAGCATGAAAAGCGACATCCGCCAGCTCGCCGAGCAGCTGGCCAACGGCTTTACCAGCGCCGCCGGCTCCAGCGGCACCGCTGACGCCCGCAAGCGTCTGCACGCCCTGCGCCGGCGGACGCTGCTGTTTCCCGAAGGGTCGCTAACGCCGCTGGAGCAGCGCTGCCTGCTGGGCCTGCGCGAAGCCCTGGGCCACGCCCTGGTCATGCTCGATGCCCGGGACGCCATCACCCAGCCATCGCGCAAATTTCTGCGCGGCGTGGCGCTGGCCTGGCACCGCGACCATCTGGTCGCCGGCGTCAACGCCCTGCGCGCCGGGGCGATCTTTGCCGCCCTGGCCACCTTCTGGCTGGCCACCGGTTGGGGCAACGGCCGGGTCGCCATGCTGCTGGGTACGCTGTTCTCGGCGTTTTTTGCCAGCCGCGACAATCCGGTGGCGGCGTGCATGACGTTTGCCAAGGGCATGCTGGCAGCGATCCCCAGCGCCTTTGTCTTCGGCCACGTGCTGCTGGCCCAGGCGAGCGGTTTCCCCATGCTGGCGATGATTTTTCTCACGCCGCTGTTTCTGGGGCTGCTGGGTGCGTCCAACCCCAAACTGATGGGCTACTGCCTGGCGTTTACCATCGGCAATATCCTGCTCACCATGCCCGGCAACGGCATGGACTTTTCCTTTGACAGCTTCATCAACCGCGCGCTGGCGGTGCTGGTGGGGCTGGGGACGGTGGTGACCGCGTTTCGCCTGCTGCCGGGCCCCGGCGCCACGCTCAGGCGCAAGCGGCTGGTGTGGGCCATTGCCCGGGATTTACGCGGGTTAGCAAGCGCGCCGGTCGAAGACGCGGAAACGCAGTTTATCGGGCGCATGGCCGACCGCCTGCTGCGCCTTTCCCGGCACGATGACACCCTGCCCGACGACCAGCGCCATCTCTTTACCCTGGGGCTCACCGGCCTGGACGTCGGCTACGCCTGCCTGCAGCTGCGCCGCCGCCTCGACGGGCTGGATAACGCCGACCTGCAGCGCGCAAGCGGCGCCTTTATTACCGCACTGGCCGAGGGCTACGCCGCCAGCGCCAAGGGCGAGACGCCCCGGCAGATACGCCCGGCGGGCAACGCCCTGATCGACGCCGCCCGCCGCGAGTGCTCGCTGGACGCCCGCCGCCAGGCGCTGCTGGCCGGGCTGGTCGAGCGCCTGGCGCTCTCGCTTGAACGCCAGGCCACCCGGACCCGGCAGGTGCGCGGTCAGTCGCCGGAGGCGCCACCCGCGCCGCCGACCATGCCTTGA
- a CDS encoding DUF1656 domain-containing protein — MGLHEITLGGLLLPPMLLYVALGLAATLLLRALLYRLQKGRRPWYEAWFDTALFVLCTAAAAYVFSASFPATGAF; from the coding sequence ATGGGGCTGCACGAAATCACCCTGGGCGGGCTCTTGCTGCCGCCGATGCTGCTATACGTGGCGCTGGGGCTGGCGGCCACGCTACTGCTGCGCGCCCTGCTTTACCGCCTGCAAAAAGGCCGGCGGCCATGGTACGAGGCGTGGTTTGACACCGCGCTGTTCGTGCTCTGCACGGCGGCCGCCGCCTACGTATTCTCCGCGTCTTTCCCCGCTACCGGAGCCTTTTGA
- a CDS encoding 2-hydroxyacid dehydrogenase — protein sequence MKIVVHNDSARRWCAALEDAFPHAAVVTSDAPAEARQNADYLAVWKPPEWLLAEQTRLKGIVNLGAGVDALLATPGLPDNVPVVKLRDAGMASPMADYVLYGVLHFYRSFDAYVRLQSDARWAPRPVPDKADWPVGVLGLGAIGAHVAQTLSGAGFPVMGWSRTAKDIDGVDCHHGDAGLDAVLGRARTLVTLLPDTDDTRGLMDAGRLAQLPEGATLINPGRGALIDEAALLEALGDDATPGHLRGALLDVFATEPLPADNPLWQHPRVTVTPHTSAPTPLGGAIDQVIDYLRAFEAGEPVSTVNPAAGY from the coding sequence ATGAAAATCGTCGTACACAACGACAGCGCCCGCCGCTGGTGCGCGGCGCTTGAAGACGCCTTCCCCCACGCCGCCGTCGTCACCTCCGACGCCCCCGCCGAGGCGCGGCAAAACGCCGACTACCTCGCCGTGTGGAAGCCGCCCGAATGGCTGCTTGCGGAACAGACCCGGCTCAAGGGCATCGTTAACCTGGGCGCCGGCGTCGATGCCCTGCTGGCCACCCCCGGGCTTCCCGACAACGTGCCGGTGGTCAAGCTGCGCGACGCGGGCATGGCGTCTCCCATGGCCGACTACGTGCTCTACGGCGTGCTGCACTTCTACCGCAGCTTCGACGCCTATGTTCGGCTGCAGAGCGACGCCCGCTGGGCGCCCCGGCCCGTTCCCGACAAGGCCGACTGGCCGGTGGGCGTGCTTGGCCTTGGCGCCATCGGTGCCCACGTCGCCCAAACGCTCTCCGGGGCAGGGTTCCCCGTCATGGGCTGGAGCCGCACGGCCAAGGACATCGACGGCGTAGACTGCCACCACGGCGACGCCGGCCTGGACGCCGTGCTCGGCCGCGCCCGGACCCTGGTCACGCTGCTCCCGGACACCGACGACACGCGCGGGCTGATGGATGCCGGGCGCCTGGCGCAGCTGCCCGAAGGCGCGACCCTGATCAACCCCGGGCGCGGCGCGCTGATCGACGAGGCGGCCCTGCTCGAGGCGCTGGGCGACGACGCCACGCCCGGGCACCTGCGCGGCGCGCTGCTCGACGTCTTCGCCACCGAGCCGCTGCCGGCGGACAACCCGCTGTGGCAACACCCCAGGGTGACGGTGACCCCGCACACCTCGGCGCCCACGCCGCTCGGCGGCGCCATTGACCAGGTCATTGACTATCTGCGCGCCTTCGAGGCCGGCGAGCCGGTAAGCACCGTCAACCCCGCTGCCGGCTACTGA
- a CDS encoding HlyD family secretion protein — MSTLLRTLVTLVIVSLAAAAGWWLWQYYLYTPWTRDGRVRADVITVAPDVSGRVTSLKVADSQRVAKGDVLFSIDAERYQASADKAQAVMEQRQAELELARHEASRRSRLGRAAISEEDKETARIHSRVAAATLAQAQSALASARLDLARTTITAPAAGHVLNLQLNEGNYASAGQPVLALIKEDSYYVTGYFEETKMPRVHVGDAARIKLMGAEHELSGRVAGIGRAIADPNAAPNEQLLPKVQPTFSWVRLAQRIPVRIALDDIPDGVTLSAGMTASVHIEPEP, encoded by the coding sequence ATGTCCACCCTGCTGCGCACCCTGGTCACGCTGGTCATCGTAAGCCTTGCCGCGGCTGCCGGCTGGTGGCTATGGCAGTATTACCTCTACACCCCCTGGACCCGTGACGGCCGCGTGCGCGCCGACGTCATCACCGTGGCGCCGGACGTCTCCGGGCGGGTCACCTCCCTCAAGGTGGCCGACAGCCAGCGCGTGGCCAAGGGCGACGTCCTGTTCAGCATCGACGCCGAGCGCTACCAGGCAAGCGCAGACAAGGCCCAGGCGGTGATGGAGCAGCGCCAGGCCGAGCTGGAGCTTGCCCGCCACGAGGCCTCCCGGCGCAGCCGGCTGGGGCGCGCGGCGATCAGCGAAGAAGACAAGGAGACCGCGCGCATCCACAGCCGCGTGGCGGCGGCTACGCTTGCCCAGGCGCAGAGCGCGCTTGCCAGCGCCAGGCTGGACCTTGCGCGCACTACCATCACCGCGCCGGCCGCCGGGCACGTGCTCAACCTGCAGCTCAACGAAGGCAACTACGCCAGCGCTGGCCAGCCGGTGCTGGCACTGATCAAGGAAGACTCCTACTACGTCACCGGCTATTTCGAAGAAACCAAGATGCCCCGGGTGCACGTCGGCGACGCCGCGCGCATCAAGCTGATGGGCGCCGAGCACGAGCTTTCCGGCCGCGTTGCCGGCATCGGGCGCGCCATTGCCGACCCCAACGCCGCTCCCAACGAGCAGCTGCTGCCCAAGGTTCAGCCCACCTTCAGTTGGGTGCGCCTGGCCCAGCGCATCCCCGTGCGCATCGCCCTGGATGACATCCCCGACGGCGTGACGCTAAGCGCAGGGATGACCGCCTCGGTGCACATCGAGCCGGAGCCCTGA
- a CDS encoding SPFH domain-containing protein, translated as MIVVKGLMIVRQSEAVVVERLGSFNRVLESGINIIIPFIEKPRSITMIRYEKRGDAYAAITSEETRIDRRETVMDFPGQPVVTTDNVTVRINGALYYTIVVPERAVYEVENMSQAVEVLAKTTLRSVVGKMELDRLFESRAEVNNQIQAAMEEPASKWGIKITRVEVQDIEMPEEVESAMRLQMAAERKRRATVTEAEGEKSAAIAKAQGQRESAILNAEGDKESAILRAQGENESISLVLSALGDDDEHKRTVVGYLLGQSYIKGLPDMAKNGERVFVPYESSALLGSMGMFREMAGTPEDAARATSALRQGMVGGAGGASGD; from the coding sequence ATGATCGTGGTGAAGGGGCTGATGATCGTGCGTCAGTCGGAAGCGGTGGTGGTGGAGCGGCTGGGGTCGTTCAACCGGGTGCTGGAAAGCGGGATCAACATCATCATCCCGTTCATCGAAAAGCCCCGCTCGATCACCATGATCCGCTACGAGAAGCGCGGCGACGCCTACGCCGCGATTACCAGCGAAGAAACGCGCATCGACCGGCGGGAAACGGTCATGGACTTTCCCGGCCAGCCGGTGGTCACCACGGACAACGTCACCGTGCGCATCAACGGCGCGCTTTACTACACCATCGTGGTGCCCGAGCGCGCGGTGTACGAGGTGGAAAACATGAGCCAGGCGGTGGAGGTGCTGGCCAAGACCACGCTGCGCTCGGTGGTGGGCAAGATGGAGCTGGACCGGCTGTTCGAGTCCCGGGCCGAGGTCAACAACCAGATCCAGGCGGCCATGGAAGAGCCGGCTTCCAAGTGGGGCATCAAGATCACCCGGGTCGAGGTTCAGGATATTGAAATGCCCGAAGAGGTGGAGTCCGCCATGCGGCTGCAGATGGCCGCCGAGCGCAAGCGCCGGGCCACGGTGACCGAAGCCGAAGGCGAGAAGTCCGCCGCCATTGCCAAGGCCCAGGGCCAGCGCGAATCCGCCATTCTCAACGCCGAGGGCGACAAGGAGTCGGCGATTCTGCGCGCCCAGGGCGAAAACGAATCCATCAGCCTGGTGCTGAGCGCGCTGGGCGACGACGACGAGCACAAGCGCACCGTGGTGGGCTACCTGCTGGGGCAGAGCTACATCAAGGGCCTGCCGGACATGGCCAAAAACGGCGAGCGGGTGTTCGTGCCCTACGAATCCTCGGCGCTTTTGGGCTCCATGGGCATGTTCCGGGAAATGGCCGGCACGCCGGAAGACGCCGCCAGGGCGACGAGCGCGTTGCGTCAAGGCATGGTCGGCGGCGCGGGTGGCGCCTCCGGCGACTGA
- the doeA gene encoding ectoine hydrolase DoeA (DoeA (degradation of ectoine A) is also called EutD (ectoine utilization D).) has translation MSQVSLPFTREEYAHRLWKVRAEMASRGIDVLIVSDPSNMAWLTGYDGWSFYVHQCVVVGLEGEPLWYGRRMDANGALLTCWIDPDNITYYPDYYVQNPDMHPMDYLAQSILPQRGWDRGVVGMEMDNYYFSAQAYLCLRRELPHARFADANGLVNWCRAIKSPQEIAYMRIAGKIVEGMHTRILEVIEPGLAKSKLVSEIYRVAIEGFTDDSGKVHGGDYPAIVPLLPTGQDAAAPHLTWDDTPFREGEGTFFEIAGVYKRYHAPTSRTVFLGRPTREFLRAESALLEGIEQGLEVAKPGNRTADIAKALGSAMDKYGFDRGGARCGYPIGLSYPPDWGERTMSLRPSDESVLEPGMTFHFMPGLWEDGWGLEITESILITENGCETLANFPRQLFVH, from the coding sequence ATGTCTCAGGTATCCCTGCCCTTTACGCGTGAGGAGTACGCCCACCGGCTGTGGAAAGTACGCGCCGAAATGGCCAGCCGGGGCATTGATGTGCTGATTGTCAGCGATCCTTCCAACATGGCGTGGCTGACCGGCTACGACGGCTGGTCGTTTTACGTGCACCAGTGCGTGGTGGTGGGCCTGGAGGGTGAGCCGCTGTGGTACGGCCGGCGCATGGACGCCAACGGCGCGCTTTTGACCTGCTGGATCGATCCGGACAACATTACCTACTATCCGGACTACTACGTCCAGAATCCGGACATGCACCCCATGGACTACCTGGCGCAGTCGATTCTGCCCCAGCGCGGCTGGGACCGCGGCGTGGTGGGCATGGAAATGGACAACTACTACTTTTCCGCCCAGGCCTACCTGTGCCTGCGCCGGGAGCTGCCCCACGCCCGCTTTGCCGACGCCAACGGCCTGGTCAACTGGTGCCGGGCGATCAAGTCGCCCCAGGAAATCGCCTACATGCGCATCGCCGGCAAGATCGTCGAAGGCATGCACACCCGGATTCTGGAAGTGATCGAGCCGGGCCTGGCCAAGAGCAAGCTGGTGTCCGAGATCTATCGGGTGGCCATCGAAGGCTTTACCGACGACAGCGGCAAGGTCCACGGCGGCGACTATCCGGCCATCGTGCCGCTGCTGCCCACGGGCCAGGACGCCGCCGCGCCGCACCTGACCTGGGACGACACGCCGTTTCGCGAAGGCGAGGGCACCTTTTTCGAGATTGCCGGGGTCTACAAGCGCTACCACGCGCCCACCTCGCGCACGGTGTTTCTGGGCCGGCCGACCCGCGAATTCCTGCGCGCCGAGTCGGCGCTGCTGGAAGGCATCGAACAGGGCCTGGAAGTGGCCAAACCCGGCAACCGCACCGCGGATATCGCCAAGGCCCTGGGATCGGCGATGGACAAGTACGGCTTTGACCGCGGCGGGGCGCGCTGCGGCTACCCCATCGGCCTGTCCTACCCGCCGGACTGGGGCGAGCGCACCATGAGCCTGCGCCCGTCGGACGAGTCCGTGCTGGAACCGGGGATGACCTTCCACTTCATGCCCGGCCTGTGGGAAGACGGCTGGGGGCTCGAGATCACCGAGAGCATCCTGATCACCGAAAACGGCTGCGAGACACTCGCCAACTTCCCCCGTCAACTGTTCGTTCACTAG
- a CDS encoding nodulation efficiency, NfeD-like protein produces MISAGSLWLTVALLLALAELLTGSLVLLALAAAALVSAAVAALEAPLLWQLVALGLASAVCVPLAVWVIRPWFSPAGVNYGVAGTGAQHGERFHIVRRDYDGASGIKIKGDFFRARYVDAAPDEWPAEGAEVVLDHFEGTLARVRPGAPSSQPSPSAKPSTGAGQ; encoded by the coding sequence ATGATCAGTGCGGGTTCTCTCTGGCTGACGGTTGCGCTGCTGCTGGCGCTTGCCGAGCTTTTGACCGGCAGCCTGGTGCTGCTGGCGCTTGCCGCCGCGGCGCTGGTGAGCGCCGCCGTGGCCGCGCTGGAAGCGCCGCTTTTGTGGCAGCTGGTGGCGCTGGGCCTGGCAAGCGCGGTGTGCGTGCCGCTTGCGGTCTGGGTGATTCGGCCGTGGTTTTCCCCGGCCGGGGTTAACTACGGCGTCGCCGGCACCGGCGCCCAGCACGGCGAGCGGTTTCATATCGTGCGTCGGGACTACGACGGCGCCAGCGGCATCAAGATCAAGGGCGATTTCTTTCGCGCCCGCTACGTGGATGCAGCCCCCGACGAATGGCCCGCCGAGGGGGCCGAGGTGGTGCTGGATCACTTTGAGGGGACGCTGGCGCGGGTGAGACCCGGCGCGCCGTCGTCCCAACCTTCGCCGTCGGCGAAGCCATCAACAGGAGCAGGACAGTGA
- a CDS encoding ZIP family metal transporter — translation MPETLLVLLLALGAGVAMPAGAVFARFDRLHPAWLGSEWRHFIVAFGGGALISAIALVLVPDGVAKLPPLAAGLSFAAGGVTFFLLDILLNRLQSAAGQLVAMLSDFIPEAIALGAAFAAGENTGLLLAFLIALQNLPEGFNAFEELARSGRLSQSTILTAFFAMALLGPASALAGYYWLGQYPLVMGTLLLFASGGILYLVFDDIAPQAKLKNTWMPALGAVAGFLLGLSGSMLAG, via the coding sequence ATGCCCGAGACTTTGCTGGTGCTGCTTCTTGCCCTGGGCGCCGGGGTGGCGATGCCCGCCGGCGCGGTGTTTGCCCGGTTTGACCGGCTGCACCCGGCCTGGCTTGGCAGCGAGTGGCGGCATTTTATCGTCGCCTTTGGCGGCGGCGCGCTGATCTCGGCCATCGCCCTGGTGCTGGTGCCCGACGGCGTGGCCAAGCTGCCCCCGCTGGCGGCGGGGCTAAGCTTTGCCGCCGGCGGCGTGACGTTCTTTTTGCTGGATATCCTGCTCAACCGGTTGCAGAGCGCCGCCGGCCAGCTGGTAGCGATGCTCTCGGACTTTATCCCCGAGGCCATTGCGCTGGGCGCGGCGTTCGCCGCCGGGGAAAACACCGGGCTGCTGCTGGCGTTTTTGATCGCGCTGCAGAACCTGCCCGAAGGCTTTAACGCCTTTGAAGAGCTGGCGCGCTCGGGCCGGCTTTCACAGAGCACTATTCTGACCGCGTTTTTCGCCATGGCGCTGCTGGGCCCGGCCTCGGCCCTGGCCGGCTATTACTGGCTGGGGCAGTATCCGCTGGTGATGGGCACGCTGCTGCTGTTTGCCAGCGGCGGCATTTTGTACCTGGTGTTTGACGACATTGCCCCCCAGGCCAAGCTGAAAAACACCTGGATGCCCGCCCTGGGGGCGGTCGCCGGCTTTCTTCTGGGGCTTTCCGGCAGCATGCTGGCGGGCTAG